GTCTGCTGTGATTCAGTTGTTGTTGAAACTTTATAAAAGGTGAattataaattcatttatttacttatccATGAATTTAAGGGCTAGACTGATAATGTGACCTTTCATCAAATATGCATTTGCTTGCCATAACTACTTTTACAGAAagtaaaaaatactaaaaaggTGCCAATAAAGGgatatgttttatttccaaaCTGTATTCActtgaaatatatttacaaaagTGCCAATATTAtagaaaatgtatgtatttatagcTTGTTCTAGTTCTTTTTGTCAGTTTTCTCCTGTGTTGCAGCCTCAGGTCAGGACCTCCTCCACCCATCCTGGTTGCTGTGTGTGTACCAGCGAATATTCCACAGTGAGAATAAATCTTTAATGCGAGAGGGAGTTTGTCATCTTCTGGAGCTGCAGGTCCTTCAGCAGCCAGACTTTGCATTGGCCTTTTCCCAGGTACAGGCTTGAATACAACTCCGTCAAGGGTGATGTAGACACATGTGAGCCCTGACAGTTTTTTCTCACATTGTTTTGCTTCTCAGTTTATTGTTGGCCCTTTTATGGATGTTCTGTCTGAAGCTTCACTCTTTCACAGGTGAGTGTTTAACATTAATACACAAAACCTAGGATATGAAATACCTTGCTCATACTATCAAATGGTTTTTGCACCAGTCCTTGCTAACCAACCTTCTGCTATTTGAAGGTCACTTAATCAAAGGCTAGGAGAGTGTCCTGAACTCGGATTTAAACTTCAAGTCTTCATGACCAACTTCTTCAGTAGCCTGCCATCCCATCACAGAGGTAGAGAAGCCTCAGGTGTAAAGCTGCGAGACACGTCTTTAAGCTAAAACACATCTTCATGTCTGGCTATTTTTCTTGTCCTGAAGGCCATATCTTGCTTCAAATGATCCAACAGCTGCACTTGAAGCACTGGTGTGCGGTTCCCCTCCTGTTTCTTTGTCAGGCTCTATCCAGTCTTCCTCCAAGCCCCCTGCTGGGGGTAGAAGGTCTTGGAGCTCTCAGGTACCTCattatacacacatttaaaccaGGTCCTAGTTGGCTACACATGATAAGATGCTCTGCTTTTATACGTGGTGTTTTACAGGGAGGTGCTGCGCTCCACCATGATCACTCATCAAGTTGTGCTGCGAGGTGCTGCTCAGTGCCTCTTGTTGAATAGCGCCCTCTGTCTTACAGACGTGGTAAGACACAATTCGATTCCCTACAGCAAAAGTAACAACTTCCAATTTTCGAATGCTCTTTTCATCCATTTCCTTGATGACGAGATGAACATAATTTTaatcataatttaaaattagCAATTGATCCAGTTACTTTGCTTATTTAGGACCTCAGAGATAGTTATCAAGTTCTGTTCCGAATAATTGTGCTGACACATATGGAGAGTTACATCTGTTCCCATACTTCAGTTATAATGTCACATGGCTAagttgtgatttatttatttttgatagtATGTTATTGACTGCTCACTAAACTTACTTTACAATTGTTTTGCATTGTCAGGTGTTTGTGGTTCTGtcaatgtgtttttatacacagcacagtgagtcaGTGAAAGTCGTAACTGAAATTTCTCTGTTTTAGAGCTCGGTGACCCTGTATGATGTTTTTAATTTCCTGATGGATTTTCGCACAGATGAGTCACTGTGTCGAGGCACACAGATCTGGAATCAAGTATGCTGTATTAAATATATGGCGAGGGACACTAACTTTAAAGTTTCAAATTGACACAAACCAGAAGTTATGTGACTGACTAAGATGCTACATATTTTTGACATTACTGCAGGTCTGTGCCTGGCTAATGGAAAATGAAGGCAGTTTTAAGTCAAAGATCACAGGTGGAGATTTTACTGCTGCTGTCACAGAACATGAAACTATAAGAAGCTATGTTCAAAATGAGATCTGCACCTATCTTAAAGTTCCAGTGAGTACAGGTAAGTCAAATATTGATTTGTTGCTGAGTGTTTTGGTGACATTTGCTGGGCTGTATTTTTTGAAGTTGGTCTCCATCCTCTTCAGGTCACACTGAGAGGTTACCTGACTCCAGAGAGGCTGATAAGTTGGCGAGGGCTGTTCTGCTCTGTGTGGACATGAAGGAAAATCAACCTGAGACAGAGATCGGTGACACTCTGGAGTATTTACTGGCTCCACTGGTGGACACCTTGAACAGAGTGGGCCCCAGTATCTACCTACCTGTGCATAAGAGTGACAAGAGCCTGCAACTTCTGATTGCCTTAATCCAGCTTGGGAGAACAACAAGTTGTCAGTCTACTAATGAAAAGCAAGGTTTGAAAGGATCATAACTGTTTATTGTTACAGAAGTCAAGCCAACCCTGTCCACGTTGATTCCTTGTGTGAAAAAGTAGTTTAATGCTTCTGTTTTTGTAATTCAGACGTAATCATATAATTCTGTCGaatatcattcatttattttatgggTTTTGTTTCCAAAGtatgtttgtgatgtcatttaGATTTTGGtcgaattttattttgttgcatatGCTCATACACAGAATAATATGCCATCCATGAGTACCTTATGGTGTTCCAGGGTGAGCAACTCGGGCATCAGTATCTCGCTTACAATCGGTCCAACCCACAGCCACCCACTTAGAATATCTTTGAATCTAGTCCTGTACTTATGGTATTGTTCTCTCTAGTAAAACTACTTTCCAGTGTATTAATTCTCCTCCTGTCACTCCTTTCACAGTGGATAAAGTGACAATGGGTTTGGAGAAGCTAATTTTTACAGTTGTTGATTCAGTCCAAGAGTTCATCCTTAGGTGGTTGTTGGAGGGCCAGCAGGAGGTAAACAACAAGTTGCCATCACTCCCAATTCAAATCAATGCCCCTCGTGGTTGCCTGTGACGTATGCATGTGTTATTCCACTATGCAGTTGTTTGATGTGGAGCGAGCAGAACTGTATCTTTGCGTCCTGAGGCAGCTTGTGGTCACATTCGATTCTGCAATACAACACCACCAGGAAATCCAGCAGACATATTTACCTAAAATTATGAAGCACAGCCTCAAGGTCCTACAAGAGCCAAACCAGCAGGTACAGAGCAATAAACTAATACTTCATCACGCAGCCCAAAAATTATTcagcagtgttttgttttcaccCTTTCCAGATCCATTCTGTGCCACATCAGGTGACTAAAGCTGTTGCTATTTCATCCCTGGCTATGGTATGTGGTCTTGTGGAGCAAGAAGTGATTGACATGAAGTCAGAGACCATTTCTGTCTTGAAATCACTGAATGACTACTTCTACAGCTTTACATCCCCGTCCTCCATTAGTCCATCTTCTTTTACAAACTTCAACAAGTGCCTGCAGAGACCACAGACAGGAGATGGCTCAATGTCAGTGCAAGTCTGTTTACTCTGTAAGCTTTAAAATGTTCagtaaaatgcatttattgaataaaaattaGAATATCAAAAGCCAGGCCTGACATGGTACaatactttttttctctcccctttTTTCTCCTTAGTGATGGCCTGCAGGGTCCTTGGCTGCAGGACTGGGGACGCATTGCTGCCAATTTCCTGCAGGGCCAGTGGATTTGTCTGAGTTTCCTGATTAAAGCCTTTGGGATTCCACAGTCTGTAGAGAattccagagcatcagagactcTCAAGACAGCTCTGAGCTGTGGTGTGGAGGCTCTGGCTCTGCTGCCTAGTGACCtggttctgcctgtgttgttctttaTGGAGACAGTGTTGCCACAAGTGAGTTAAATGAAATGAGATGTTTGGGTATAAGATGTTCTGTGCTGTTATAACAGGAAGGATTTATTACCAAGGctaatttaatatttgaaaatgttttttttctgaagtatCACTTTGATAATGTTTTGATCCTAGTTTCTACCTCATGAGGAGACAGTCTGTGTGGAGGTTGTGACTCTGAGCTGGGAGCTGGTGCAGGGGCTTAGCACCAATGCTCATGACTTCTGGTTGGCCCTGAAGGCCTTCATCTCCATGGCGTTCCATCATAAACTGCTTGAACTGACAGACCTTGAGGCTCCAAAGCTTGTCGCTGCCTTGAGACAGGTGAAAAGTATAGGCTGAGTTAATCTGGAATATATGAGGTTTGGGGTTTTACACTTTTCCAATAAATTATCCATCAAGCATACTGACAGCTGGGATGTGCAATTGTTTTTTTAGATTGCCTCTGAGTTAATGGAGCTGTCTCAGTCGAAGAGCGGAGTGTTTGGCGTTCTGCTTCAACACTGCTGTCAGACGTGGCTGCCCATGGAAACAAGCAGCGGCGACGCGTTCGGTAGTGTTTTCAACCACCTCAGCATTCTCACTGAGGCTTGTGTGTACGGACCAGTGTTCAGGAGAGATCAACGGTAATTCTCCACAGCATTACCCCTATTCATTTCTTTCTATGGTCCATTGAACCATTTTATCATCTATTCTTTCTAAGGCTCATCCAAGATGTCCAAACGTATGTGGAGTGTTCCACCAATGTGGAGGTGAAAAGGTGAGCTTTCTCTCTGCTGGAGCACCTCTTTCCTTTTAATGGCTCTGATGCACAATAATAGCACTAGGGGTCTCTATTGCtgtgtagattttttttgtttgttttggtagACAAACAAGTGCATTTCCTTTGCAGTGACAGCAGGGATGATCAGTTGCCCCGTACGTGTGCAATGGCTTTCCTCAGCCGTCTGGACTCGTCTAATCTGCAGCATCAAAGACTGATGGAGGAACTAGTCATGGATTTGTTGAAAAAGGTGGAGTGTAGACCGGTTTGTTAAGATGACAGGCATccgaaaaaaaatcaatggaaatatttttccaaatttttaATTACTGTGCATGTAGTTCTAAATTTAGAATaattttaattgcatttatAGTGTCAAGCACCCTTCAAACCTCATATGAGTGGTCTGCCCTCTGAATTATTGTTACAGGGCTACAGTTGTACTTAACATACAGGCAGCTTTGAACGTCATTTCCAACACTTCTCAACATTTTCCATTATCTTGCTCGATCCCTACCCCATCTCTCCAGGATAATAATATATCAAAGTCAAAAGTACGTTACTACAGCAACTCCCTGCAACATCGCATCAAAAACAGAGTATGGCAAacattgctgctgttgctgcccAAACTCAGAGAGGTAAGACAGACACGCTCACAATTTTGGTAGCAGGCAGGAAGTAACCACTCTGAAAACGGCAGTGTGGgtttttacgtgtgtgtgtgtgtgtgtgtgatgcaggaGTTTGTTGCCTCTGTGGTGAGCTGTGTGTTTGAGGCTGGATTCTGTGGTAACCAGGCATCCGTCAAATACCTGATAGAGTGGACGATTGCTCTGATCCTCACCCGCCACCCACAGCACATGGACAGCTTCTGGTCGTGTTTCAGTAGGGTGAGTTCCCACGCTGTGAGGTGACACCACATTACTGGGACTCCCAGGTGGCTCACCTGCTTGAGCATTCAAGCTGGTTTAAACCTTCCTCTAGTGGGCTGAGTTCAGATCCCCTGTCAGACCTTTTCTGCATGTCATCTCTTCTTCCCCCATGTCTTTACCTGTTTTCCCTGTTATcaaaataaagcataaaaacagaataaattaatatatgaaACATGAAATAGTGTGGCTGACTTCCGTGTTGTCTGTGCAGGATCACGACAAGACCAAAACAAGCATCTGcaccttcctgtctgtcctggTCCACTTCAGCATCATCCTTCCTAATCTTAAAAATGAGGTGAAGCCTACGAagtgtttttctcctttcaaGTACCAATCTTGTGTCATTTTTCCGCACCTAAAATATCTCTCTCCTCGTGTGTTTTTTAGGGTGTGCATTTACGAAAAGCTTTGGACGTCATCCTGCAGTGGTGCTTCAACCATAATTTCAGCGTGCGCTTGTATGCCTTAGTGGCTTTGAAAAGGGTGTGGGGGTTAGCAGAGGATGAGGCCAATGGTCTGGTAGGGCTGTCCACTGTCATCAAAACCTGTCTGAACCAGGCTGAAGCCATGCAGAGCACCGGGTGAGAGAGAAACCACTGCAAGATCTGCAAAACATTTACTTAAGTAAATGTAGATACCCTTACATTTACTGAAATATGTATTGTCTGTTTCACTATTTAGAAACGCCAACAAGAACTGGATTAGGATCCAGGAACACTTCTTCTTTGGTGCCTTTCATCCTGTCAGGGATTACAGTGTTGAGGTGTGAAATATGTTTCCTCTGAACTATAGCCTGGTGAAATACATAAACGCTGTCTAACCTTAACTTTTCCCTTTTAGACTTTATTCTACACTCTTCCCAGTCTGTCTGAGGTGGCTGATGATGAATGGATTCCACCTTGGAAGTTTGAGAAACTGTCATGTTTCTCTGAGACCCCATCTTTTCCTTTAAGAAATCCAGCTCCGGACCTGAGCCAGCTCCAGCCTGGAGACTGGATCCAGCAAGACAAAGGTGCGGAAGAATCTTTTACAAACAGCGGGACCAATGAGGCAACATACCATAATCTTATTTGAATTTATCCTGAGTTGTGCAGTCATGATGTCGAATCTTCCAGGTGAGCATAATAAATTGGATCGCTGGGCTGAGGTGCAGAAGAAGATCACTCCCTGGAGGTTGGGGATCCAGGAGCAGGAACCTGAACTTCAGCTGGTTCCACAGCAGAGGGCTGCTCGACTGGGCAAACTGCACAGCGCCCTGCTGGTGGTCGCCTCACTCATTGACAAGCCGACAAATTTAGGAGGTCAGGAGCAATATGacaaatgatgtcatttcacTCCGTAGCAGGAAGTATGAGCAAAAATGTCAGTGATTTCTCCTTTATTTAacgtcacacacatttatttggtTTCACAGTAAAGAACTGGGGAAAGAGTTCAAACACAGCTGCAATAAAATCAATCACTTGAGTCCTGTTATCAGAGTTTCCACAGGGAAATCCAGCTTTCACATCAGACACTCCTTTTTTTTAGTGGTCTGTAATGCTTTTTTTCTCACCTGATAAGGGGATGAATCAATCTGAATTTGTTTATAGAGGTTAAAACCCATTTCCAAAGCTAATATTGAACCTGGATGATGTAAGAACATTAGCTGGTCTGTAAATGAAAAAGTGGAGCCTTTTTACATCTGTCTGTGCTCATAGTGACAGATTGGTAGTCATTACATCCATATATGCAGAAAAAGATCCCTTTCCCCCTCGAGTTTGTTAACTATGAGTTGGTATCAAAGCCATTTAAAGatcatatttatataaatgacattttaaagacattgaTGTTATGTTGTTCCAGGTCTGTGCAGGACCTGTGAGATCTTTGGCGCCAGCGCCCTGGTTCTAGAGAGCCTTCGCCACATCAGTGACAAACAGTTTCAATCCCTGAGTGTCTCTTCTGAGCTGTGGCTTCCTCTGTTAGAGGTGAATGAACTCAGTTTGATCCCAGCGATCAGGATCTGTCCTGAAGTTGGTTACTGACCCGCTGGACTGTCAGGGGAACATTTGAAAgaagcttcattttttttagtgaCTCTCTATTCTGTTGTGATTTAGAAGCCTGTGACTGTCTACATTAGGATTTCATGGCGatttataaaatttaaatcGGACGGAAATATTAAAACTTGCTCAGACGTCTTCAGTTTCAAACGTGCTTGCAAATGAATTTATCTGTTTTAAATCATCTTACAGTTTGAGAAGCGGCATCCGAGTTTCACTTTTGAAGTGTTATCTGTTGTTTTGCTTGCATAATTTGGTGAAATGGTCATTTCATTATAAATGATCCTTCAGGTGAAGCCTGCTGAGCTGACTGAATTCCTGCTAGTGAAGAAGAATGAAGGGTATTGCATCGTCGGGGTAGAGCAGACGGCGAACAGTCGGAGCCTCCAGGACTACCAGTTTCCCGAGAAGACGCTGCTCCTGCTGGGGTACGACTGCACTGAAAACTCTCATTTTATAATCTCAGCCAGGTTCAGTCGAACCAGGGCTTTTTCCATCAGTGTGTGAATCTATAAACTCCCAGCTGCGCATTTTAATTGCTCTCCCATGTGACTCGTGTGGATAAAGGTGTGAACTGACAagttaatttaatgttatcTCCCTGGAGTTGCGTGTCTCCCTCCGGAGCCCGGGCCTTTCCTCTCCATTGTGAACAAGTTGGGGCACGCAGACCTTTAATTGGCTCTCTCAGATACAAAGCCCAGAGCAAATAAAGTTAAACAAACCAGCACAGTGACACCTCTGTTTAGTGTAGCGTGAGTTGTGTTGCTGACGTGAGGGCAGATCAGTTGCAATTGCACTTCAAAGTTTATTACAAGTTCCCACACTGAATGAGGGAGTGGCTAACATTGATCCCCACATCTGTTTTGGAGTTCTGCTCTATTTCAGCTTCTTCAGTCACAGACGTATGAGCTGTGTTGAGTTTAACCCCCCTGTTTGTGTGCTCAGTCTTTCACAGCTGTGCTCTCTCCAGCACAGCAGGGCACAGCTCTAATCTCTCATCAGGCCACCATTATCTCTCTAACGATAAGTGTAAGCTCTTGAAATCATGCTTTCTTACTGTGCCGGCAGCCTCTGTGCTCTCACTGAACACCAAACTCATTACTTCTGCATGTTTCCTTCGCACATGTTGCTGAATCTTAGTGTATATTTAATACTTTGCAACTTGAGTCAGACTGAACTCTTAAGTCGTCTGTCTTCTTCATAATCATTACCACTTAACACTATGGATTAATGCGGTTTCTGTTGGCAAGGGTTCTCACGTTAGATATCCTAATAATATCTTTGAAAAAGTTTATTATGAGGCGTAAGATGAACATGGTTTGACTGAAGGAAGGTCTGGCGTCTTGAAACAGATGTCAGATGCCTTTTTGTTAATGTGATGTAATGTTTCAATGTGAGTTCTGCAGTTTTGGTTTCTAGAAACTTTTCCTCCCAGGTTCGAATAAAGATTAGGTGGGCGAGAAAATACTCAAATTTTAAagaataattttgatttttggaAAATATACTCACCGAATTCGCGACCCGCCCCCGGATAAgcagtagaagatggatggttgGAAAAAACACTCACAAAGGCTGTGAACTGAGGGAACAGTTCTTTCCAAAGTGCTGACATCAGCACTTCTAGCTCGACGTAATTAAAAAGACGTCTCTTTATTTAATCCATTTAAACTGTGAGgtgtaaaaatgattttattgctAAGCCAAGCTAACAAGCTGCTACATCTGGTTAATCCGAGTGGTGTGTATCTCCTCATCAGAATCTCTGCAAGAAACAAGATgaagatgttttactttttcttttcttttttttttaattaatgttttttaaattaatttatacaaATTTGAACACCAAATGACTGGAGTATATTCAAACATGAGAACATAACTAACCCCACCTACCTACATGTTTCCATTGCTTCATCCCATTctatcagtgttttgtttttgtctcttattATAGCAATGAACGAGAAGGTATACCTGCCAATTTGCTCCAAATGCtcgatgtgtgtgtggagatccCCCAACAAGGCATCATCCGTTCTCTCAACGTGCATGTGAGCGCTGCCCTGCTGATATGGGAGTACACACGACAGCACCTGGGATGCGGTTCTACGGAGGTTCCCTCACGGTGCAGCTGAAGAAAAACCAGCAGCACCACGGACACCACGTGACCTCCACACGTCGACCTTTCTGACAGGGAACATTTAGACAGCCTGGAGGATCTTGAAACTTACAGCTGAAGCAAAGGAAGATGCTAAATGCAGCTGATGTGTGAACCTTTTGAGGGCTGTCATGTTCTGTGTGTCCTGCCAGGCATCAGGTCGGCAGTCGTCAGAGCTGTTATTATATCCAAATATTCCACTGGGTGTGCTGTTATATTAATGGAGGCAATTTCTGTGTTGGCAGAGCAGACGCACATTAGCAAAATTTCCCCTTTGAGGAGGATGAGTCTTTATGAGAGCAATTAGTTTTTGCCTCGGCGCGCCAGGGTGGATTAGAACATACGTACCCAAGATCTTCTATGTGAGCAAAgaattaaataatgtttttgatgagaagaacttttta
This is a stretch of genomic DNA from Antennarius striatus isolate MH-2024 chromosome 11, ASM4005453v1, whole genome shotgun sequence. It encodes these proteins:
- the tarbp1 gene encoding probable methyltransferase TARBP1 — protein: MYSVLIRAVLCSSPDCGALLESLSWPRDSWPGTEQVEALTAFIEGLGTFMDSSDADQLSAAKRESIKDKMDSVIWTQCLPLLSKISSEAGDGVRCRESTAAVCRLVSVCVALCDAAVPTRLAVSVLPSLQVTDEESHVPGRLNVEVATEVLAILIPSLSADEHLTLTVLTSAMSCIKTLPNRLVSKIPVRLLIALLKCYSGARSGTILKLLLDDLCSWHRADHTPVVTERALLCLTALSDHLLTPPSISCDPRLSLQFWKIVQNGLTHKDSVSRKRALYLLKKAVALSEDEGVECPPAPSLEDEILFRWNPDRSKLLREFWEDYVLVMETLEENQVHVVRPILNRIDTLIQMMVNHSQASGQDLLHPSWLLCVYQRIFHSENKSLMREGVCHLLELQVLQQPDFALAFSQFIVGPFMDVLSEASLFHRSLNQRLGECPELGFKLQVFMTNFFSSLPSHHRGHILLQMIQQLHLKHWCAVPLLFLCQALSSLPPSPLLGVEGLGALREVLRSTMITHQVVLRGAAQCLLLNSALCLTDVSSVTLYDVFNFLMDFRTDESLCRGTQIWNQVCAWLMENEGSFKSKITGGDFTAAVTEHETIRSYVQNEICTYLKVPVSTGHTERLPDSREADKLARAVLLCVDMKENQPETEIGDTLEYLLAPLVDTLNRVGPSIYLPVHKSDKSLQLLIALIQLGRTTSCQSTNEKQVDKVTMGLEKLIFTVVDSVQEFILRWLLEGQQELFDVERAELYLCVLRQLVVTFDSAIQHHQEIQQTYLPKIMKHSLKVLQEPNQQIHSVPHQVTKAVAISSLAMVCGLVEQEVIDMKSETISVLKSLNDYFYSFTSPSSISPSSFTNFNKCLQRPQTGDGSIDGLQGPWLQDWGRIAANFLQGQWICLSFLIKAFGIPQSVENSRASETLKTALSCGVEALALLPSDLVLPVLFFMETVLPQFLPHEETVCVEVVTLSWELVQGLSTNAHDFWLALKAFISMAFHHKLLELTDLEAPKLVAALRQIASELMELSQSKSGVFGVLLQHCCQTWLPMETSSGDAFGSVFNHLSILTEACVYGPVFRRDQRLIQDVQTYVECSTNVEVKSDSRDDQLPRTCAMAFLSRLDSSNLQHQRLMEELVMDLLKKDNNISKSKVRYYSNSLQHRIKNRVWQTLLLLLPKLREEFVASVVSCVFEAGFCGNQASVKYLIEWTIALILTRHPQHMDSFWSCFSRDHDKTKTSICTFLSVLVHFSIILPNLKNEGVHLRKALDVILQWCFNHNFSVRLYALVALKRVWGLAEDEANGLVGLSTVIKTCLNQAEAMQSTGNANKNWIRIQEHFFFGAFHPVRDYSVETLFYTLPSLSEVADDEWIPPWKFEKLSCFSETPSFPLRNPAPDLSQLQPGDWIQQDKGEHNKLDRWAEVQKKITPWRLGIQEQEPELQLVPQQRAARLGKLHSALLVVASLIDKPTNLGGLCRTCEIFGASALVLESLRHISDKQFQSLSVSSELWLPLLEVKPAELTEFLLVKKNEGYCIVGVEQTANSRSLQDYQFPEKTLLLLGNEREGIPANLLQMLDVCVEIPQQGIIRSLNVHVSAALLIWEYTRQHLGCGSTEVPSRCS